The proteins below come from a single Haliaeetus albicilla chromosome 22, bHalAlb1.1, whole genome shotgun sequence genomic window:
- the TMC5 gene encoding transmembrane channel-like protein 5: MSYYNEAFENPDYHFSETLEIDRRRSPQKNLFSRQTPYDASLHGFRGEHGGRGQNYPLAIPMASMRHSSEYSEGLPGVNVLSRSLYGNSMDTLFFEPEAELAYSPPSTFHLLDRPYTRRISNVSEDSFIQRRNRRPPDDIFMTSSSLFETDPVCKEEEELVGNLASMSASERIKTIQKMPETMKKKREIRNKVLNQITKKSKHHSTQLSCCTECLQGTVVSFRRFGNSFSEYFHLLQLWHKTLKTIGAKFGTSVLSYFLFLKWLIIFNIFSFLMNFSFITIPQLVAAEPNNLSFMGLELLTGAGYFQQTVLYYGFYTNATISKIENGSSYNMQLAYIFSVGIYFVICFLTLLFSMAKSFSRNFINPHTHSGNASKLLCTWDFNITSEKSVKLTQKNLSTQIKEDLADVNREVLNFSLTERVVHIVIHLVSWAASLGTAVAACAGVYFLSINNLKLFVKEHKNDLESQAAMLVLPVATSLLNAFIPFFYSWLGHLERFQTPGHQIYVTITRNIILKISIVGILCYYWLNIVAASESQCWETLVGQDIYRLVVVDFMFCLLGSFFGEFLRRIIGTTVCVSLGLPEFDIGRNVLDLIYAQTLTWIGILFSPLLPGIQMISFSIVFYVKKVSLLMNCQPPRKVWRTAQMTTSFMFLLFFPSFLGVLSVIGVTVWRLKPSEECGPFRGLSSMYAAVSEWIEILENYTASKWVVWIYHNLISSELFFFVLSVVVLIITYLHWQIIEGRKTTTKHFKKQIANEGKDKKFLLEKLRGLQRVDQNPSAPRGQDQQRSSSSYYLSRQPAEQASGYPGRAFDRNQNASYNEYPFSAGILRGTGFPPDSEKAEPSSRPGMSEAMALALRAREAAQWEDEGDDEDFQP, encoded by the exons ATGTCTTATTACAATGAAGCCTTTGAAAATCCAGACTACCACTTCTCAGAGACGCTGGAAATTGATAGAAG GAGGAGTCCTCAAAAGAATTTGTTCTCTCGCCAAACCCCTTATGATGCTTCACTGCATGGTTTCCGTGGAGAACATGGTGGAAGAGGACAGAACTACCCTCTGGCCATACCAATGGCCTCCATGAGACATAGCTCTGAATACAGTGAAGGTTTACCGGGAGTTAATGTCCTAAGCAGAAGTCTGTATGGAAATTCCATGG ATACTCTTTTCTTTGAGCCTGAGGCAGAACTGGCATATAGCCCACCTTCTACCTTCCATCTGCTGGATCGCCCCTATACCCGCAGAATTTCCAATGTATCAGAAG ATAGCTTTATTCAGAGACGCAACAGAAGACCACCTGATGACATCTTCATGACTTCTTCCAGCCTGTTTGAAACAGATCCAGTGTGCAAAGAAG AGGAAGAGTTAGTTGGAAATCTTGCAAGTATGTCTGCCAGTGAAAGGATTAAAACAATCCAGAAGATGCCAGAgaccatgaaaaaaaagagagagatcag GAATAAAGTTCTTAaccaaataacaaaaaaatcaaagcaccACAGTACTCAACTTTCCTGCTGTACAGAGTGTCTGCAGGGAACAGTAGTG TCATTTCGGCGATTTGGAAATagcttttcagaatattttcacCTACTGCAGTTATGGCACAAGACTCTGAAGACCATTGGTGCCAAGTTTGGAACAAgtgttctttcttattttcttttcttgaagtGGCTGATAATTTTCAACATCTTCTCATTCCTCATGAACTTCAGTTTCATCACAATCCCTCAGCTGGTTGCTGCAGAACCAAATAACCTTTCATTCATGGGTCTGGAGCTGTTGACTGGAGCT GGTTATTTTCAACAAACAGTACTCTACTATGGCTTTTACACCAATGCTACAATCAGTAAAATAGAGAATGGTTCATCTTACAACATGCAGCTGGCCTATATTTTCAGTGTTGGAATATATTTTGTCATCTGTTTTCTCACCTTGTTGTTCAG CATGGCAAAATCCTTCTCCAGGAACTTCATTAACCCTCATACACACTCTGGAAATGCTAGTAAACTTCTCTGCACTTGGGACTTCAATATAACCAGTGAAAAATCTGTGAAGCTGACACAAAAGAATCTCAGCACACAAATAAAG GAGGACTTAGCTGACGTAAACCGAGAAGTTCTAAATTTTTCTCTAACAGAGAGAGTTGTTCATATTGTTATTCATCTTGTTTCTTGGGCTGCTTCCCTGGGAACAGCAGTAGCTGCTTGTGCTGGTGTTTACTTTCTCTCCATTAATAACCTCAAG cTGTTTGTGAAAGAGCATAAAAATGACCTAGAGAGCCAAGCTGCCATGTTGGTGCTACCTGTTGCCACATCTCTCCTCAATGCATTCATCCCATTCTTCTACTCGTGGCTTGGACACCTGGAGAGATTTCAGACTCCCGGGCACCAGATATATGTCACTATTACCAG aaatatcaTCCTGAAAATATCAATTGTTGGAATACTGTGCTACTACTGGCTTAACATTGTGGCTGCATCAGAGTCACAG TGCTGGGAAACTCTGGTTGGCCAAGATATCTATCGCCTCGTTGTAGTTGACttcatgttttgtttgcttggctCTTTCTTTGGAGAGTTTTTACGAAG aattaTTGGAACTACAGTCTGTGTGAGCCTGGGGCTGCCAGAATTTGATATCGGACGAAATGTTTTAGATTTGATCTATGCACAGACTTTGACCTG GATTGGTATCCTCTTCTCACCTCTGCTGCCTGGTATCCAGATGATATCATTTTCTATAGTATTTTATGTGAAAAAG GTCAGTCTGTTGATGAATTGCCAACCCCCTCGCAAAGTCTGGAGAACTGCTCAAATGACAACATCCTTCATGTTCCTgctgtttttcccttcctttcttggAGTCCTGTCTGTCATTGGAGTCACTGTCTGGAG GCTAAAACCTTCAGAAGAATGTGGTCCTTTCAGAGGTTTGTCTTCTATGTACGCTGCAGTCTCTGAGTGGATAGAAATACTGGAAAATTACACTGCCTCAAAATGGGTAGTGTGGATCTACCATAACTTAATTAGCAGTGAACTTTTCTTCTTCGTCCTCTCTGTTGTTGTCCT aaTTATTACTTATCTTCACTGGCAAAtaatagaaggaagaaagacCACGaccaaacactttaaaaagcaaattgctAAT gaaggaaaagataaaaaattttTACTTGAAAAACTACGGGGACTGCAAAGAGTAGACCAAAACCCATCTGCACCAAGAGGACAAGACCAGCAG AGAAGCTCCTCTTCATACTACCTGTCCAGGCAACCTGCCGAGCAAGCGTCAGGCTACCCAGGAAGGGCGTTTGATAGAAATCAAAATGCATCCTACAATGAG tatccCTTTTCTGCTGGGATCTTGAGGGGGACTGGCTTCCCACCAG attCAGAGAAAGCCGAGCCCAGCAGCAGGCCCGGCATGTCTGAGGCCATGGCACTCGCTCTGCGTGCTAGAGAAGCAGCTCAGTGGGAAGATGAAGGTGATGATGAAGATTTTCAACCGTGA
- the GDE1 gene encoding glycerophosphodiester phosphodiesterase 1 isoform X2, with amino-acid sequence MLCHGEGLLSSLTALLGVVLALSRSPALACLLTAGLYLVLHLFSLEPAAPQSAQRVLRPRGAAARIAHRGGAHDAPENTLAAIRQAAENGATGVELDLEFTADGVPILMHDETVERTTDGSGRLCDLTFDEIRRLNPSAKHRLWNKFQGEKVPTLREAVVESMHRNLIIYFDVKGHANQMRQADRNVVTALTHRPWHLSHFGDGTPRFSSSWKHYLYMMMDVILDWSLHSFLWRLCGVSAFLIQKNFVSQEYVRQWSSKGIQVVAWTVNTFAEKSYYESVLESSYITDSLVEDCDPHY; translated from the exons ATGTTGTGCCACGGGGAGGGCCTGCTGAGCTCCCTCACGGCGCTGCTGGGGGTGGTGCTGGCGCTGAGCCGCAGCCCGGCGCTGGCCTGCCTGCTGACGGCCGGCCTCTACCTGGTGCTGCACCTCTTCAGCCTGGAGCCCGCCGCGCCCCAGAGCGCTCAGCGCGTCCTGCGGCcccgcggcgccgccgcccgcaTCGCCCACCGCGGCGGCGCCCACGACGCGCCCGAGAACACGCTGGCGGCCATCCGACAG gcagctGAGAATGGAGCAACGGGTGTTGAGCTGGATCTTGAATTTACTGCAGATGGTGTTCCCATTCTAATGCATGATGAAACAGTAGAAAGAACAACTGATGGGTCTGGAAGATTGTGTGACTTGACTTTTGATGAAATTAGGAGGCTTAATCCATCTGCAAAACATAGGCTATG GAACAAATTCCAAGGTGAAAAGGTACCAACACTGAGAGAAGCTGTTGTGGAGTCTATGCATCGCAATCTTATAATCTACTTCGATGTCAAAGGCCATGCAAATCAG ATGAGACAAGCTGACAGAAATGTTGTAACAGCACTAACACACAGGCCTTGGCATCTGAGTCATTTTGGAGATGGGACACCCCGTTTCAGTTCCTCCTGGAAACATTATTTGTATATGATGATGGATGTCATTCTAGATTGGAGCCTACACAGTTTCTTGTGGCGATTATGTGGGGTTTCAGCTTTCCTCATACAgaaaaattttgtttctca AGAGTATGTGAGGCAGTGGTCTTCAAAAGGAATTCAAGTGGTTGCCTGGACAGTGAacacatttgcagaaaaaagctACTACGAAAGCGTCCTTGAATCCAGCTACATCACCGACAGCTTGGTGGAAGACTGTGATCCTCATTACTAG
- the GDE1 gene encoding glycerophosphodiester phosphodiesterase 1 isoform X1, translated as MLCHGEGLLSSLTALLGVVLALSRSPALACLLTAGLYLVLHLFSLEPAAPQSAQRVLRPRGAAARIAHRGGAHDAPENTLAAIRQAAENGATGVELDLEFTADGVPILMHDETVERTTDGSGRLCDLTFDEIRRLNPSAKHRLWNKFQGEKVPTLREAVVESMHRNLIIYFDVKGHANQAVDALKQLYLEFPHLYNNSVVCSFMPDVVYKMRQADRNVVTALTHRPWHLSHFGDGTPRFSSSWKHYLYMMMDVILDWSLHSFLWRLCGVSAFLIQKNFVSQEYVRQWSSKGIQVVAWTVNTFAEKSYYESVLESSYITDSLVEDCDPHY; from the exons ATGTTGTGCCACGGGGAGGGCCTGCTGAGCTCCCTCACGGCGCTGCTGGGGGTGGTGCTGGCGCTGAGCCGCAGCCCGGCGCTGGCCTGCCTGCTGACGGCCGGCCTCTACCTGGTGCTGCACCTCTTCAGCCTGGAGCCCGCCGCGCCCCAGAGCGCTCAGCGCGTCCTGCGGCcccgcggcgccgccgcccgcaTCGCCCACCGCGGCGGCGCCCACGACGCGCCCGAGAACACGCTGGCGGCCATCCGACAG gcagctGAGAATGGAGCAACGGGTGTTGAGCTGGATCTTGAATTTACTGCAGATGGTGTTCCCATTCTAATGCATGATGAAACAGTAGAAAGAACAACTGATGGGTCTGGAAGATTGTGTGACTTGACTTTTGATGAAATTAGGAGGCTTAATCCATCTGCAAAACATAGGCTATG GAACAAATTCCAAGGTGAAAAGGTACCAACACTGAGAGAAGCTGTTGTGGAGTCTATGCATCGCAATCTTATAATCTACTTCGATGTCAAAGGCCATGCAAATCAG GCAGTTGACGCCCTAAAACAACTCTACCTGGAATTTCCGCATTTGTATAACAACAGCGTAGTCTGTTCTTTCATGCCAGATGTTGTTTATAAG ATGAGACAAGCTGACAGAAATGTTGTAACAGCACTAACACACAGGCCTTGGCATCTGAGTCATTTTGGAGATGGGACACCCCGTTTCAGTTCCTCCTGGAAACATTATTTGTATATGATGATGGATGTCATTCTAGATTGGAGCCTACACAGTTTCTTGTGGCGATTATGTGGGGTTTCAGCTTTCCTCATACAgaaaaattttgtttctca AGAGTATGTGAGGCAGTGGTCTTCAAAAGGAATTCAAGTGGTTGCCTGGACAGTGAacacatttgcagaaaaaagctACTACGAAAGCGTCCTTGAATCCAGCTACATCACCGACAGCTTGGTGGAAGACTGTGATCCTCATTACTAG
- the GDE1 gene encoding glycerophosphodiester phosphodiesterase 1 isoform X3, whose translation MHDETVERTTDGSGRLCDLTFDEIRRLNPSAKHRLWNKFQGEKVPTLREAVVESMHRNLIIYFDVKGHANQAVDALKQLYLEFPHLYNNSVVCSFMPDVVYKMRQADRNVVTALTHRPWHLSHFGDGTPRFSSSWKHYLYMMMDVILDWSLHSFLWRLCGVSAFLIQKNFVSQEYVRQWSSKGIQVVAWTVNTFAEKSYYESVLESSYITDSLVEDCDPHY comes from the exons ATGCATGATGAAACAGTAGAAAGAACAACTGATGGGTCTGGAAGATTGTGTGACTTGACTTTTGATGAAATTAGGAGGCTTAATCCATCTGCAAAACATAGGCTATG GAACAAATTCCAAGGTGAAAAGGTACCAACACTGAGAGAAGCTGTTGTGGAGTCTATGCATCGCAATCTTATAATCTACTTCGATGTCAAAGGCCATGCAAATCAG GCAGTTGACGCCCTAAAACAACTCTACCTGGAATTTCCGCATTTGTATAACAACAGCGTAGTCTGTTCTTTCATGCCAGATGTTGTTTATAAG ATGAGACAAGCTGACAGAAATGTTGTAACAGCACTAACACACAGGCCTTGGCATCTGAGTCATTTTGGAGATGGGACACCCCGTTTCAGTTCCTCCTGGAAACATTATTTGTATATGATGATGGATGTCATTCTAGATTGGAGCCTACACAGTTTCTTGTGGCGATTATGTGGGGTTTCAGCTTTCCTCATACAgaaaaattttgtttctca AGAGTATGTGAGGCAGTGGTCTTCAAAAGGAATTCAAGTGGTTGCCTGGACAGTGAacacatttgcagaaaaaagctACTACGAAAGCGTCCTTGAATCCAGCTACATCACCGACAGCTTGGTGGAAGACTGTGATCCTCATTACTAG